Proteins encoded within one genomic window of Amorphoplanes friuliensis DSM 7358:
- a CDS encoding O-acetyl-ADP-ribose deacetylase: MRIDLIEGDITTHRTDAIVNAANSSLLGGGGVDGAIHRKGGPEILAETRALRASQYGRGLKTGQAVATTAGRLPARWVIHTVGPVFSTTEDRSDLLRSCYENSLRIADELGAESIAFPLISAGIYRWPLEDAVKQALGVLRAAEPANLRLATLVLFGAETAATARRVSAELGLPAGDS, from the coding sequence ATGCGCATCGACCTGATCGAGGGTGACATCACCACCCACCGGACCGACGCCATCGTCAACGCCGCCAACTCGTCCCTGCTCGGCGGCGGCGGTGTCGACGGCGCGATCCACCGCAAGGGCGGCCCGGAGATCCTCGCGGAGACGCGGGCCCTGCGCGCGTCCCAATACGGCCGCGGACTGAAAACCGGCCAAGCCGTTGCCACCACAGCCGGGCGGCTGCCGGCCCGCTGGGTGATCCACACGGTCGGCCCGGTGTTCAGCACGACCGAGGACCGCTCGGACCTGCTGCGTTCCTGCTACGAGAACTCGCTGCGGATCGCGGACGAGCTCGGCGCCGAGTCGATCGCCTTCCCGCTGATCTCCGCCGGGATCTACCGCTGGCCGCTCGAGGACGCCGTGAAGCAGGCCCTGGGCGTGCTGCGGGCGGCCGAGCCGGCCAACCTGCGCCTGGCGACGCTGGTGCTCTTCGGCGCCGAGACCGCGGCGACCGCCCGCCGTGTGTCAGCGGAGCTGGGACTCCCAGCCGGCGACAGCTAG
- a CDS encoding EI24 domain-containing protein, which yields MGDNSTQLLSATGGAFRQFVTGAGLLARGLGLVLRNPRMLGLGLLPALISGVLYAAALIALIAFIDDLAAAVTWFADDWSTAGRDVMRLLAGAAVFGLCGLLGVLTFTAVTLLIGDPFYEKISGMVEHRFGGVRDEVEVSLGQSLARSLVDSLRLIGLSVLFGIPLFLAGFIPVVGQTVVPVIGGAVGGWILAVELTGVPFQRRGRRLRDRRAALRVNRPLALGFGVAVFACFLIPLGAVLLMPAAVAGGTLLSRKALGLPTEITTVASL from the coding sequence GTGGGGGACAACTCGACTCAACTGCTTTCCGCGACCGGCGGCGCCTTCCGCCAGTTCGTCACCGGCGCCGGACTGCTCGCGCGTGGCCTCGGCCTGGTGCTGCGCAACCCCCGGATGCTCGGCCTGGGCCTGCTCCCGGCGCTGATCTCCGGTGTCCTCTACGCCGCCGCCCTGATCGCCCTGATCGCGTTCATCGACGACCTGGCCGCGGCGGTGACCTGGTTCGCCGACGACTGGTCGACAGCCGGCCGTGACGTGATGCGCCTGCTGGCCGGTGCGGCCGTGTTCGGCCTCTGCGGCCTGCTCGGTGTCCTCACCTTCACCGCGGTGACCCTGCTCATCGGCGACCCGTTCTACGAGAAGATCTCCGGGATGGTCGAGCACCGGTTCGGTGGTGTGCGCGACGAGGTCGAGGTCTCGCTGGGCCAGTCCCTCGCCCGCAGCCTGGTCGACTCGCTCCGGCTGATCGGCCTGTCCGTCCTTTTCGGCATCCCGCTGTTCCTGGCCGGCTTCATCCCCGTGGTCGGCCAGACGGTGGTGCCGGTGATCGGCGGTGCGGTCGGCGGCTGGATCCTCGCCGTCGAGCTGACCGGCGTCCCGTTCCAGCGCCGCGGCCGGCGACTCCGGGACCGCCGTGCGGCCCTGCGGGTCAACCGCCCGCTCGCCCTGGGCTTCGGCGTGGCAGTGTTCGCCTGCTTCCTGATCCCGCTGGGCGCGGTGCTGCTGATGCCCGCCGCGGTGGCCGGCGGCACGCTGCTGTCCCGCAAGGCACTGGGCCTGCCCACCGAGATCACCACGGTGGCGTCCCTGTGA
- a CDS encoding alpha/beta fold hydrolase gives MKGLRWPPPPDGGPRNPGPGPSAPRGGRPTLPQPPTELVATRYGVRLEQLVTGTGDPVTVFAHGLAGDIAGTRPLGSGVLGRRVFFHFRGHGRSDAPPGPWSFTDLADDLRGIADRSGATRALGISMGAGALCRLLADTPDRFERIVLYLPAPLDGVRPPVAEARLTRLLTAVESGEAALVAEAVEPELPPSVRNTPTGWSYLRQRVEQLLTDGLAPELDTLWRSPAVPDDAVLGAYPGQALVIGCVGDDVHPVPVAERLSRLLPGAELVVYDRPAVLWTKRKELRERVSTFLNAK, from the coding sequence GTGAAGGGCCTCCGCTGGCCGCCGCCTCCGGACGGCGGCCCGCGGAATCCCGGCCCGGGGCCGAGCGCGCCGCGGGGCGGCCGTCCCACCCTGCCGCAGCCGCCGACCGAGCTCGTCGCGACCCGCTACGGTGTACGCCTCGAGCAGCTCGTCACCGGCACAGGCGACCCGGTCACCGTGTTTGCGCACGGCCTGGCCGGTGACATCGCCGGCACCCGCCCGCTGGGCAGCGGTGTTCTCGGCCGCCGCGTGTTCTTCCACTTCCGCGGGCACGGCCGCTCGGATGCGCCACCCGGCCCGTGGAGCTTCACCGATCTGGCCGACGACCTGCGCGGCATCGCGGACCGGTCCGGCGCGACGCGGGCGCTCGGCATCAGCATGGGAGCCGGTGCGCTGTGCCGGCTGCTCGCCGACACACCCGACCGGTTCGAGCGGATCGTCCTCTACCTGCCCGCGCCGCTGGACGGCGTACGCCCACCGGTGGCCGAGGCGCGGCTGACCCGGCTGCTCACGGCCGTCGAGTCGGGGGAGGCGGCGCTGGTCGCGGAGGCCGTCGAGCCCGAGCTGCCGCCGTCGGTGCGTAACACCCCGACCGGGTGGAGCTATCTGCGTCAGCGTGTCGAGCAGCTCCTGACCGACGGGCTGGCGCCCGAGCTGGACACGTTGTGGCGGTCCCCGGCGGTGCCCGACGATGCGGTGCTGGGGGCGTACCCGGGTCAGGCGCTGGTGATCGGGTGTGTCGGGGACGATGTTCACCCCGTACCGGTGGCTGAGAGGTTGTCCCGGCTGCTGCCCGGCGCTGAGCTGGTGGTTTATGACCGCCCGGCGGTGCTCTGGACCAAGCGCAAGGAGCTCCGCGAGCGGGTGTCGACGTTCCTGAACGCAAAATAG
- a CDS encoding DUF2516 family protein, with translation MAYSATPIFYDDVANLISFAVLILSLVVQAVALIHCVTQRGDGFQAIGTLPKGAWLAILAVCIILTLLGVGGGATGLFGLIGVAAALIYLLDVRPGLRDLSDGKGFW, from the coding sequence ATGGCCTACAGCGCGACACCCATCTTCTACGACGACGTCGCGAACCTCATCTCGTTCGCCGTCCTGATCCTGTCGTTGGTCGTGCAGGCTGTCGCGCTCATCCACTGCGTGACCCAGCGCGGCGACGGTTTCCAGGCCATCGGGACCCTCCCCAAGGGCGCCTGGCTGGCCATTCTGGCCGTCTGCATCATCCTGACGCTGCTCGGCGTGGGCGGCGGTGCGACCGGCCTGTTCGGTCTCATCGGTGTTGCCGCCGCACTGATCTACCTGCTCGACGTCCGTCCCGGCCTGCGTGACCTGTCGGACGGCAAGGGCTTCTGGTGA
- a CDS encoding helix-turn-helix domain-containing protein, giving the protein MAAPKDLPQDIGEFIRDLRQTAKISLRQLADRAGVSNPYLSQIERGLRKPSAEVLQQLASALRVSTPAMYLRAGLLDGEGQQGVLAAIAVDPELTIAQKQSLSQIYETFRNETVRNAPSESESEDVPDEDEALRAVIRDVAVAEDGAAPAPQTTQPEEKS; this is encoded by the coding sequence ATGGCCGCACCCAAGGACCTGCCCCAGGACATCGGCGAATTCATCCGTGACCTGCGGCAGACCGCGAAGATCTCGCTCCGGCAGCTCGCCGACCGGGCGGGCGTGAGCAACCCGTACCTCAGCCAGATCGAGCGTGGCCTGCGCAAGCCCAGCGCCGAGGTGCTGCAGCAACTGGCCAGCGCACTGCGGGTGTCGACGCCCGCGATGTACCTGCGTGCCGGCCTGCTCGACGGCGAGGGCCAGCAGGGCGTGCTGGCCGCCATCGCGGTCGACCCTGAGCTGACGATCGCGCAGAAGCAGTCGCTGTCGCAGATCTACGAGACGTTCCGCAACGAGACCGTGCGCAACGCGCCGAGCGAGTCCGAGTCCGAGGACGTGCCTGACGAGGACGAGGCGCTGCGCGCTGTCATCCGCGACGTGGCCGTTGCCGAGGACGGCGCGGCGCCCGCACCCCAGACCACTCAGCCCGAGGAGAAATCATGA
- a CDS encoding asparaginase has translation MILAEVVRSGFAESVHHGSVVVLDTAGQVVAEAGDVTGPTFPRSSNKPLQTVGMLRAGLRTAEPADLALISGSHFGEPFHVARVRQILETAGLDESALRCPASLPLSEDERDIVLRDGRGAERILMNCSGKHAGMLATCVANGWPLDDYRDVKHPLQVTLAATVSELVGEPIAATGIDGCGAPVLGFSLTALARGFQRLVQAPPQSFERLVADTMRADPQLVAGTGEDDTRLMQGVPGLLAKGGAEGVVAVAVEGAGAVALKIEDGAMRARMPVLVSALRRLGVDAPVLEELATVPILGGGVRVGEVRTAW, from the coding sequence ATGATCCTCGCGGAGGTTGTGCGTTCCGGATTTGCCGAGTCCGTGCACCACGGCTCGGTCGTGGTGCTCGACACCGCCGGCCAGGTTGTCGCCGAGGCCGGCGACGTCACCGGCCCGACGTTCCCCCGGTCCTCGAACAAGCCGTTGCAGACGGTCGGCATGCTGCGCGCCGGGCTGCGGACGGCCGAGCCGGCGGATCTGGCGCTGATCAGTGGCAGCCACTTCGGCGAGCCGTTCCACGTCGCCCGGGTCCGGCAGATCCTGGAGACCGCCGGGCTGGACGAGAGCGCGCTGCGCTGCCCGGCCTCGCTCCCGCTGTCGGAGGACGAGCGGGACATCGTGCTGCGTGACGGTCGTGGCGCCGAGCGGATCCTGATGAACTGCTCCGGCAAGCACGCCGGGATGCTGGCGACCTGCGTGGCGAACGGCTGGCCGCTCGACGACTACCGGGACGTCAAGCACCCGCTGCAGGTGACGCTGGCCGCGACGGTGTCCGAGCTGGTGGGTGAGCCGATCGCCGCGACCGGGATCGACGGCTGCGGTGCGCCGGTCCTCGGCTTCTCCCTGACGGCTCTGGCCCGGGGCTTCCAGCGGCTGGTGCAGGCGCCGCCGCAGTCCTTCGAGCGCCTGGTCGCCGACACGATGCGGGCCGACCCGCAGCTGGTCGCGGGCACCGGCGAGGACGACACACGGCTGATGCAGGGTGTGCCCGGGCTGCTGGCCAAGGGCGGCGCCGAGGGTGTGGTGGCCGTGGCGGTCGAGGGTGCCGGTGCCGTCGCACTCAAGATCGAGGACGGCGCCATGCGCGCGCGGATGCCGGTTCTGGTGTCTGCCCTACGCCGGCTCGGTGTCGACGCCCCCGTGCTGGAAGAGCTGGCCACGGTGCCGATCCTGGGTGGCGGCGTCCGTGTCGGCGAGGTCCGTACGGCCTGGTGA
- a CDS encoding 3-keto-5-aminohexanoate cleavage protein, translating to MTGTLITVAPTGAESSKAAVPALPVTIDELVATAKECEALGAAIVHVHIRDEAAEPTLDRGRLRDTVAALRQSTDLIVQLSSGGAVTDPEGDRLAVLDAGPEMASCTMGTVNFGDGVFLNRWEFIVDLHSRMQERGIVPEYEIFDLGQLTTLQRLLGQYGLPAGGHVHVDLVMGVPGGMPGTAGALVACEQVIRDLPAGTTFSATGIGRSTIPVMLASLSAGGHLRVGMEDTITYAKGRAVESNMQLVARAVGFAQLAQRPPLTTAEARDLLGVPAR from the coding sequence ATGACCGGGACCCTCATCACTGTCGCGCCCACCGGCGCCGAGAGCAGCAAGGCAGCCGTACCCGCGCTGCCGGTGACAATCGACGAACTCGTGGCCACCGCCAAGGAGTGCGAGGCGCTCGGCGCCGCGATCGTGCACGTCCACATCCGCGACGAAGCGGCCGAGCCGACCCTGGACCGGGGCCGCCTGCGGGACACCGTGGCCGCCCTGCGGCAGTCGACGGATCTGATCGTCCAGCTGTCCTCGGGTGGCGCGGTGACCGATCCCGAGGGTGACCGGCTGGCCGTGCTCGACGCAGGCCCGGAGATGGCCTCCTGCACCATGGGCACGGTCAACTTCGGCGACGGTGTTTTCCTGAACCGCTGGGAGTTCATCGTCGACCTGCACTCCCGCATGCAGGAGCGCGGCATCGTCCCCGAGTACGAGATCTTCGACCTCGGGCAGCTCACGACGCTGCAGCGCCTGCTCGGCCAGTACGGTCTGCCGGCCGGCGGTCACGTGCACGTCGACCTGGTCATGGGTGTCCCCGGTGGCATGCCCGGCACCGCCGGGGCCCTGGTCGCGTGCGAGCAGGTGATCCGCGACCTGCCCGCGGGCACGACGTTCTCGGCGACCGGCATCGGCCGCAGCACGATCCCCGTCATGCTCGCGTCGCTGTCGGCGGGCGGGCACCTGCGCGTCGGCATGGAGGACACCATCACGTACGCGAAGGGCCGCGCCGTCGAGTCGAACATGCAGCTGGTCGCCCGCGCGGTCGGCTTCGCGCAGCTGGCCCAGCGTCCGCCGCTGACCACCGCCGAGGCCCGTGACCTGCTCGGGGTGCCGGCCCGATGA
- the ygfZ gene encoding CAF17-like 4Fe-4S cluster assembly/insertion protein YgfZ: MSTVLIEELEPTSADAGVPAHYGDPMREQRTLDTAVGLVDRSNRDVIAVPGEERASWLHTLTTQHLTDLRAGQGTELLVLSPNGHVEQHALVAEDGTTAWLDTEPGAGAGLLKYLEMMRFFTRVEPRDATAELAVLSLVGPQAVAAAKTYLGVDLAEPRIFEVPGPKFAAGTVPNAPTALYDVQPFGEGALARRVPLGVDLLVPRVALEDVLAKLADVPRAGLWAYEAVRVANRVPRLGWETDHRSIPSESGFVAPAVHLDKGCYRGQETIARVHHLGKPPRRLVLLHLDGIATDQPPVQGTPVTLDGRAVGFVGTGVRHHELGMIALAVVKRNVADDAALLVGESAAAIDIS, translated from the coding sequence ATGAGCACGGTCCTGATCGAAGAGCTCGAGCCCACCTCCGCCGACGCCGGTGTGCCCGCCCATTACGGCGACCCGATGCGCGAGCAGCGCACCCTCGACACCGCCGTGGGCCTGGTCGACCGGTCCAACCGTGACGTCATCGCGGTGCCGGGCGAGGAACGCGCGAGCTGGCTGCACACGCTGACCACCCAGCACCTGACCGACCTGCGCGCGGGCCAGGGCACCGAGCTGCTGGTCCTCTCCCCGAACGGCCACGTCGAGCAGCACGCTCTGGTCGCCGAGGACGGCACGACGGCCTGGCTCGACACCGAGCCCGGTGCGGGCGCGGGCCTGCTCAAATACCTCGAGATGATGCGCTTCTTCACGCGGGTCGAGCCGCGGGACGCCACCGCCGAGCTGGCCGTGCTGTCGCTGGTCGGGCCGCAGGCAGTCGCCGCCGCGAAGACCTACCTGGGTGTCGACCTGGCCGAGCCGCGGATCTTCGAGGTGCCCGGTCCGAAGTTCGCCGCCGGCACGGTGCCGAACGCTCCGACCGCTCTCTACGACGTGCAGCCGTTCGGCGAGGGGGCGCTGGCCCGCCGGGTGCCGCTCGGTGTCGACCTGCTGGTGCCGCGGGTGGCCCTGGAGGACGTGCTGGCCAAGCTGGCCGACGTGCCGAGGGCGGGGCTGTGGGCGTACGAGGCGGTGCGGGTGGCCAACCGCGTGCCGCGACTGGGCTGGGAGACCGACCACCGCTCGATCCCGTCCGAGTCCGGTTTTGTCGCGCCGGCCGTGCACCTCGACAAGGGGTGTTACCGCGGGCAGGAGACGATCGCCCGGGTGCACCACCTGGGCAAGCCGCCGCGTCGCCTGGTGCTGCTGCACCTCGACGGGATCGCCACCGACCAGCCGCCGGTGCAGGGCACCCCGGTGACCCTGGACGGCCGTGCCGTGGGCTTCGTCGGCACCGGGGTCCGCCACCACGAGCTCGGCATGATCGCCCTGGCCGTGGTCAAGCGCAACGTCGCGGACGACGCCGCGCTGCTGGTCGGGGAGTCGGCCGCCGCCATCGACATCTCGTGA
- a CDS encoding Fur family transcriptional regulator: MSATSLAEILRERGLRLTPQRQLILEAVHELGHATPEQIHHTVRERAAGVNITTVYRTLELLEDLTLVSHTHLSHGSPTYHAAGEDQHVHLVCRNCGSIDEVDPSVMQPVTVQLQQDRGFRVDVGHVSLFGECGDCKETPA, encoded by the coding sequence GTGTCTGCCACATCCCTTGCCGAGATTCTCCGGGAGCGCGGCCTGCGCCTCACGCCGCAGCGCCAGCTGATCCTGGAGGCCGTGCATGAGCTGGGCCACGCGACTCCGGAGCAGATCCACCACACCGTGCGTGAACGCGCCGCCGGCGTCAACATCACCACCGTCTACCGCACCCTCGAGCTGCTCGAGGATCTGACCCTCGTCAGCCACACCCACCTGTCGCACGGTTCGCCGACCTATCACGCCGCGGGGGAGGACCAGCACGTCCACCTCGTCTGCCGCAACTGCGGTTCGATCGACGAGGTCGACCCCTCGGTGATGCAGCCCGTCACCGTGCAGCTCCAGCAGGACCGCGGCTTCCGGGTCGACGTCGGCCACGTCTCGCTCTTCGGCGAGTGCGGCGACTGCAAGGAGACCCCCGCATGA
- a CDS encoding aminotransferase class IV: MSDSILVIPGSGPVTPVDRGLLHGEGVFETLHLRPSGPWLLDEHLDRLERSAALLEIPLPPRSDLAELAFQGARAWPGDEGALRLIVTAGPPPVVYATVGPIPGSVLRERREGIRLITADRGIQTPPPWSLVTAKSLSYAENLAAKRWAIRQGADDLLWLTPDGHALEAPTANLVWLTGTTLCTVPPDGILAGTTAAYLLEHAADLGLTADIRKITATDLPAADGIWLASSLRGLAEVHTLDGTKRAASEWTPRLLALLGFS, translated from the coding sequence GTGAGCGACAGCATTCTGGTGATTCCAGGCTCAGGCCCGGTCACCCCGGTGGACCGCGGCCTGCTCCACGGCGAGGGCGTCTTCGAAACGCTGCACCTGCGCCCGTCCGGCCCGTGGCTCCTCGACGAGCACCTCGACCGCCTGGAACGCTCGGCGGCGCTCCTCGAGATCCCGCTCCCACCCCGCTCCGACCTGGCCGAACTCGCTTTTCAGGGCGCCCGCGCCTGGCCGGGCGACGAGGGAGCGCTGCGCCTGATCGTGACCGCCGGCCCGCCGCCTGTTGTTTATGCGACCGTCGGTCCGATCCCCGGCTCCGTGCTCCGCGAGCGCCGCGAGGGCATCCGCCTGATCACCGCGGACCGCGGCATCCAGACCCCGCCACCCTGGTCGCTGGTCACCGCCAAGTCCCTCTCGTACGCCGAGAACCTCGCCGCGAAGCGCTGGGCGATCCGCCAGGGCGCCGACGACCTGCTCTGGCTGACCCCCGACGGCCACGCCCTCGAAGCCCCGACCGCCAACCTCGTCTGGCTCACCGGCACCACCCTCTGCACGGTTCCACCCGACGGCATCCTGGCCGGCACCACCGCCGCCTACCTGCTCGAACATGCAGCCGACCTGGGCCTGACCGCGGACATCCGCAAGATCACCGCAACGGATCTGCCTGCCGCCGACGGCATTTGGCTCGCATCGTCCCTGCGCGGCCTGGCCGAGGTCCACACCCTCGACGGCACAAAACGCGCGGCGTCCGAATGGACGCCGCGCCTCTTGGCACTTCTCGGATTTTCTTGA
- a CDS encoding FABP family protein, with amino-acid sequence MSDTENPLGPPPWLNAPPVDAYPFEDTHDLRQGPDLHPSLLGLLPFIGLWRGRGQGGFPEVDDFEFAQEIRISHDGRPFLSYESRAWLLDADSKPVRMAGREVGWWRPVLVDDRPGDEMEATMMTPTGVMELYLGQLSGTRLEMVTDAVVRTPTAKEVVGGHRLFGIVDRALLYAHEMSAMGKTLEPHLSARLLRIGG; translated from the coding sequence GTGAGTGACACGGAAAACCCGCTGGGCCCGCCGCCCTGGCTGAACGCGCCGCCCGTCGACGCGTACCCGTTCGAGGACACGCACGACCTGCGGCAAGGACCGGACCTGCACCCGTCGCTGCTCGGCCTGCTGCCGTTCATCGGCCTCTGGCGCGGGCGGGGGCAGGGCGGCTTCCCCGAGGTCGACGACTTCGAGTTCGCGCAGGAGATCCGCATCAGCCACGACGGGCGGCCGTTCCTCAGCTACGAGTCGCGGGCGTGGCTGCTCGACGCCGACTCGAAGCCGGTGCGGATGGCCGGGCGTGAGGTGGGCTGGTGGCGGCCGGTGCTGGTCGACGACCGGCCGGGCGACGAGATGGAAGCCACGATGATGACGCCGACCGGGGTGATGGAGCTCTACCTCGGGCAGCTGTCGGGCACGCGGCTGGAGATGGTGACGGACGCGGTCGTCCGGACTCCGACCGCCAAGGAGGTTGTCGGCGGCCACCGGCTCTTCGGCATCGTCGACCGGGCGCTCCTCTATGCCCACGAAATGTCGGCGATGGGCAAGACGTTGGAGCCGCATCTCTCCGCGAGGCTGCTGCGCATCGGCGGATAA
- the mtfM gene encoding small membrane protein MtfM, whose translation MVTEIGFVSLLVAGFGGLAGGLGYLVMRIARGRW comes from the coding sequence ATGGTTACGGAGATCGGGTTCGTGAGTCTGCTGGTCGCCGGGTTCGGCGGGCTGGCAGGCGGTTTGGGCTATCTTGTTATGCGCATCGCAAGGGGACGCTGGTGA
- a CDS encoding DsrE family protein yields the protein MLTAMARLLVVKATAGADAPERCSQAFTVASTAAASGVDVSFWLTGESTWFALPDRAAQFELPHAAPLPDLLELLLTSGRVTACTQCAARRNIGPDDVLPGIRIAGAAVFVEEIMSDGAQAVVY from the coding sequence ATGCTGACCGCCATGGCCCGTTTGCTCGTCGTCAAGGCAACCGCCGGCGCGGACGCCCCGGAGCGTTGTTCCCAGGCGTTCACCGTGGCGTCGACCGCGGCCGCGTCCGGCGTGGACGTGTCGTTCTGGCTCACCGGTGAGTCGACCTGGTTCGCCCTGCCGGACCGGGCGGCGCAGTTCGAGCTGCCGCACGCCGCTCCCCTGCCCGACCTGCTGGAGCTGCTGCTCACCTCGGGCCGGGTGACCGCCTGCACGCAGTGCGCGGCCCGCCGCAACATCGGCCCCGACGACGTCCTCCCGGGCATCCGCATCGCCGGCGCCGCGGTCTTCGTCGAGGAGATCATGTCGGACGGCGCGCAAGCAGTCGTCTACTGA
- a CDS encoding sigma factor: MTSDFDAFCTATVRRVVLYLYAVCGDLGDAQDLAQEAYARAISHP, translated from the coding sequence ATGACGTCCGACTTCGACGCGTTCTGCACGGCCACCGTGCGCCGCGTCGTCCTCTACCTGTACGCCGTCTGCGGTGATCTCGGCGACGCGCAGGACCTCGCGCAGGAGGCGTACGCCCGCGCCATCTCTCATCCGTGA
- a CDS encoding DUF1416 domain-containing protein, translated as MTSPSNIADGCAAPDQSAPIPASVDLQKETVITGIVTNAEGEAVGGAYVRLLDSTGEFTAEVVTSPEGVFRFFAAPGSWTLRALSRHGNGDLTVDATRGVNEVGLNVAA; from the coding sequence ATGACTTCTCCCTCGAACATCGCGGACGGCTGCGCCGCGCCCGACCAGTCGGCTCCCATCCCGGCCAGCGTCGACCTCCAGAAGGAAACCGTCATCACCGGCATCGTGACCAACGCCGAGGGTGAGGCGGTGGGCGGCGCGTACGTCCGCCTCCTCGACTCGACCGGCGAGTTCACGGCCGAGGTCGTCACCTCCCCGGAGGGTGTGTTCCGCTTCTTCGCTGCCCCCGGCAGCTGGACGCTCCGCGCCCTGTCCCGCCACGGCAACGGCGACCTCACGGTCGACGCCACCCGCGGCGTGAACGAGGTCGGCCTCAACGTCGCCGCCTGA
- a CDS encoding sulfurtransferase: MSRDTALVSADWAEKNLETPGVVFVEVDEDTSAYDGGHIPGAIKIDWKSDLQDPVRRDFVNQEQFSQLLSERGISNDDTVILYGGNNNWFAAYAYWYFKLYGHRDVKLIDGGRKKWELDARPYSKDVPARAKTQYQASSPDLSIRAFRDEVVQAIGVKNLVDVRSPDEFAGRLLAPAHLPQEQSQRGGHIPTALSVPWSKAANEDGTFKSDDELAKIYGDAGLDGSKDTIAYCRIGERSSHTWFVLKELLGHDNVKNYDGSWTEYGSLIGVPIALGDEPGKA, from the coding sequence ATGAGTCGCGACACCGCACTCGTATCTGCCGACTGGGCCGAGAAGAACCTCGAGACACCCGGCGTGGTCTTCGTCGAGGTCGACGAGGACACCTCCGCCTACGACGGTGGCCACATCCCCGGCGCCATCAAGATCGACTGGAAGTCGGACCTGCAGGACCCGGTCCGCCGCGACTTCGTCAACCAGGAGCAGTTCTCCCAGCTCCTCTCCGAGCGCGGCATCAGCAACGACGACACCGTCATCCTGTACGGCGGCAACAACAACTGGTTCGCGGCGTACGCGTACTGGTACTTCAAGCTCTACGGTCACCGCGACGTGAAGCTGATCGACGGCGGCCGCAAGAAGTGGGAGCTCGACGCGCGCCCCTACTCCAAGGACGTCCCGGCCCGCGCCAAGACCCAGTACCAGGCGTCGTCCCCGGACCTGTCGATCCGCGCCTTCCGCGACGAGGTCGTCCAGGCCATCGGCGTGAAGAACCTCGTCGACGTGCGCAGCCCCGACGAGTTCGCCGGCCGCCTCCTCGCCCCGGCGCACCTGCCGCAGGAGCAGTCGCAGCGCGGTGGCCACATCCCGACCGCCCTGAGCGTGCCGTGGAGCAAGGCCGCGAACGAGGACGGCACCTTCAAGTCCGACGACGAGCTCGCCAAGATCTACGGCGACGCCGGCCTCGACGGCAGCAAGGACACCATCGCCTACTGCCGCATCGGCGAGCGCTCCTCGCACACCTGGTTCGTGCTCAAGGAGCTCCTCGGCCACGACAACGTCAAGAACTACGACGGCTCCTGGACCGAGTACGGCTCGCTCATCGGTGTGCCGATCGCCCTCGGCGACGAGCCCGGAAAGGCGTGA
- a CDS encoding Ms5788A family Cys-rich leader peptide, with translation MVVDGVPGSGTAGRVGGMSLLLTKRRAVDLCRVAACLCRPVI, from the coding sequence ATGGTGGTCGACGGTGTTCCGGGGTCTGGAACCGCTGGTAGGGTCGGCGGCATGAGCCTGTTGCTCACCAAAAGGCGCGCGGTCGACCTGTGCCGCGTGGCCGCCTGCCTGTGTCGCCCTGTCATCTGA